A DNA window from Mucilaginibacter xinganensis contains the following coding sequences:
- a CDS encoding ATP-binding protein, producing the protein MNIKTLSDQLIAANQQKAKFEAELILANIELDFQNEEKSKRAEELRIANMELDFQNEEKAKRAAELIIANKELIFQNAEKEKRAAELVIAYTQLEVQNREREKRAAELILANTELIFQNREKEDRAAELIIANKELVFQNKEKEKRAAELVIANKELIFETKEKGKRAAELILANIELDFQDEEKEKRAAELIIALKELGFQDEEKGKRAAELIVANRELLVQKLEKDRRAAAEAKKDEFFNIVSHEFKTPLTNIKAIYQLLERTTSKTDKNYPFILNANHSVKRLEKLIEDLLDVTKINSGQIDLNVAAFYFPDALTNSIANIQLSSVKHEIRLENSIDIFYTGDQFRIEQVLINLLTNAIKYSPNASQVLVSAELEENNIAVKVRDYGIGIAKKDIDQLFQRFYRVSETALLFQGVGLGLYISAEIIKKHKGSFSIESEQGKGSAFCFRLPLNN; encoded by the coding sequence ATGAATATCAAGACCCTTTCAGATCAGTTAATTGCAGCTAACCAGCAGAAAGCCAAGTTCGAAGCGGAATTGATCCTCGCTAACATTGAACTCGATTTTCAAAATGAAGAAAAATCCAAACGTGCTGAAGAGCTGAGGATAGCGAATATGGAGCTGGATTTTCAGAACGAAGAAAAAGCCAAGCGGGCCGCCGAGCTGATTATCGCCAACAAGGAGCTTATATTTCAAAATGCTGAAAAGGAAAAACGTGCTGCTGAACTGGTTATAGCTTACACCCAGCTGGAGGTACAAAATCGCGAGCGGGAAAAACGCGCGGCTGAACTGATATTGGCCAATACTGAACTTATCTTTCAAAACCGGGAAAAAGAAGACCGCGCTGCAGAGTTGATTATTGCCAACAAAGAACTTGTTTTTCAAAATAAGGAAAAGGAAAAACGCGCGGCAGAATTGGTAATCGCCAACAAAGAACTGATTTTTGAGACCAAGGAAAAGGGGAAACGCGCAGCCGAATTGATCCTGGCTAATATAGAACTGGATTTCCAGGACGAAGAAAAAGAAAAGCGGGCCGCCGAACTGATCATTGCCCTTAAAGAATTAGGCTTCCAGGATGAAGAAAAAGGGAAGCGCGCGGCTGAACTTATTGTCGCCAACCGGGAATTGTTGGTTCAGAAACTGGAAAAAGACAGGAGGGCTGCGGCTGAAGCCAAAAAGGATGAGTTTTTCAATATCGTGAGTCATGAGTTTAAAACACCGCTAACCAACATTAAAGCCATATACCAGCTCCTGGAAAGAACCACCAGCAAAACCGATAAAAACTATCCCTTTATATTAAATGCCAACCACAGCGTAAAACGCCTGGAGAAATTAATAGAAGACCTGCTGGACGTGACCAAGATCAATTCCGGGCAAATAGACCTTAACGTTGCGGCATTTTATTTTCCTGATGCCTTAACCAACAGCATCGCTAATATCCAGCTAAGCTCCGTTAAACATGAGATCCGCCTGGAAAACTCAATTGATATTTTCTATACCGGTGACCAGTTCAGGATAGAACAGGTGTTGATTAACCTGCTCACCAATGCCATTAAGTACTCTCCAAATGCCAGCCAGGTACTTGTGAGTGCCGAACTGGAAGAAAATAATATTGCTGTTAAGGTGCGGGATTATGGAATAGGTATTGCTAAAAAAGACATTGATCAGTTGTTTCAGCGTTTTTACCGGGTTAGCGAAACAGCCCTGCTTTTCCAGGGGGTTGGCCTGGGGCTTTACATTTCTGCAGAAATTATTAAAAAACACAAAGGCAGTTTCAGTATTGAAAGCGAGCAGGGCAAGGGAAGTGCTTTTTGCTTCAGGTTGCCTTTAAATAATTAA
- a CDS encoding DHA2 family efflux MFS transporter permease subunit, whose translation MAETGFKKWIITITVIVASLLELIDTTIVNVSLPVIQGNLGATLEDVAWVVTGYAVANVIILPMSGWLGSRFGRKQYFITSIIVFTIASFLCGNATSLDELVLFRIIQGVAGGGLISTSQAILVETWPREQIGTATALFGLGAVVGPTVGPTIGGYITDHASWRWIFYVNIPVGAVAAFCAYTFVRETPKEGKGKPVDWWGIALLAVAVGSLQTILEKGESEDWFAKTYILVLTVTAVIGTICFIWRELSIEHPIVNFGIMRHRSFSVGMFTSFVLGFGLYGSVFVFPVFCQNLLGFTAQQTGELLFPGGLCTIIMMPFIGKMLNKGIPAQFMATAGMFLFFVFTTMLSNSTLSTGQGDVLIPLLIRGVGMALLFVPLTTLAIADLKGPELGQGTGLNNMMRQLGGSFGIAVLTTIIHIRSGIHRDNLITNVNPYNPAFTERLNMLTHAFMAKGKSLLDATHMAYAAIEGAVIKQTLLLTYDDAYWISGLVMLFSIPLLYLQPFKKAVKMPVDAH comes from the coding sequence ATGGCTGAAACTGGCTTTAAAAAATGGATCATTACTATTACGGTTATCGTGGCTTCGTTATTGGAGCTAATTGATACCACAATAGTAAATGTGTCGCTGCCTGTCATCCAGGGAAACCTGGGTGCCACACTTGAAGACGTAGCGTGGGTTGTTACCGGCTATGCCGTTGCAAACGTAATTATACTGCCAATGTCTGGCTGGCTGGGAAGCCGGTTTGGGCGCAAGCAATATTTTATTACATCTATCATCGTATTTACCATTGCCTCGTTTTTATGCGGCAATGCGACCAGTCTTGACGAACTGGTTCTTTTCAGGATCATACAGGGTGTTGCAGGCGGAGGGTTAATTTCAACCTCGCAGGCTATTCTGGTTGAAACCTGGCCGCGCGAACAAATAGGTACCGCCACAGCATTATTTGGTTTGGGAGCGGTTGTCGGGCCTACTGTAGGGCCAACAATAGGCGGCTATATAACTGACCATGCCTCATGGAGATGGATATTTTATGTAAATATTCCCGTTGGAGCTGTTGCTGCATTCTGCGCCTATACCTTTGTGCGCGAAACACCAAAGGAAGGAAAAGGGAAACCGGTTGACTGGTGGGGTATTGCCCTGCTGGCAGTAGCCGTTGGGAGTTTACAAACCATCCTTGAAAAGGGAGAGTCGGAAGACTGGTTTGCAAAAACATACATCTTGGTACTTACCGTAACCGCTGTAATAGGAACCATATGCTTTATATGGCGCGAGCTGAGTATAGAACACCCAATAGTTAACTTTGGAATCATGCGGCATCGAAGTTTCTCGGTGGGGATGTTTACGTCCTTTGTGCTGGGCTTTGGGTTATATGGATCGGTGTTTGTGTTCCCGGTATTCTGTCAAAATTTATTGGGATTTACCGCCCAGCAAACAGGCGAATTGTTATTTCCGGGCGGGTTATGTACCATTATCATGATGCCATTTATTGGCAAAATGTTAAATAAAGGAATTCCGGCGCAGTTTATGGCCACCGCGGGTATGTTTTTGTTCTTTGTGTTTACCACAATGCTCAGCAATTCAACCCTTAGTACCGGACAGGGCGACGTGCTGATCCCGCTTTTAATAAGAGGTGTAGGTATGGCATTGTTGTTTGTTCCGCTAACTACACTGGCCATTGCCGACCTGAAAGGACCGGAACTTGGGCAGGGAACCGGGTTAAACAACATGATGCGCCAGTTGGGCGGCTCATTTGGTATCGCCGTTTTAACAACTATTATTCACATTCGTTCGGGAATTCACCGCGACAACCTGATTACAAACGTTAACCCGTATAATCCGGCGTTTACCGAAAGGCTCAACATGCTGACACATGCCTTTATGGCGAAGGGAAAATCGTTGTTAGACGCGACGCACATGGCTTACGCCGCTATTGAAGGTGCTGTAATAAAGCAAACGCTATTGTTAACTTACGATGATGCCTACTGGATTTCCGGACTCGTAATGCTATTCTCAATCCCGCTGCTTTATTTGCAGCCATTTAAGAAAGCAGTAAAGATGCCTGTGGATGCCCATTAA
- a CDS encoding MBL fold metallo-hydrolase — translation MSLFIASLNSGSNGNCYYVGNEHEAILVDAGISCRETEKRMLRLGLSMQKVKAIFVSHEHSDHINGIPGIAKKYKLPVYITPPTLQRGGLQLDEQLVISFGPFETVTIGDLQVTAFPKQHDASNPHSFLITCRDIKVGVFTDIGVVCENLVQHFSQCHAAFLEANYDDEMLDKGGYPYHLKRRIRGGHGHLSNKQALDLFMAHKPPFMTHLLLSHLSKNNNDPHLVQELFDGCAGGTNIIVASRYVETEVYYISNPAENKGVPNGRKVAFKSQQISLF, via the coding sequence ATGTCGCTGTTCATTGCATCGTTAAATTCCGGGAGTAACGGTAATTGCTATTACGTGGGTAATGAGCATGAGGCTATATTGGTTGATGCCGGTATCTCCTGCCGTGAAACAGAAAAACGGATGTTGCGGCTGGGTTTATCCATGCAAAAGGTAAAAGCCATTTTTGTATCGCACGAGCATTCTGATCATATCAACGGTATTCCTGGCATCGCAAAAAAATACAAACTGCCGGTTTACATTACACCGCCAACATTGCAAAGAGGCGGGCTGCAGCTTGATGAGCAACTGGTGATCTCATTCGGGCCTTTTGAAACGGTAACTATCGGCGATCTGCAGGTTACTGCTTTCCCCAAACAGCACGATGCCAGCAACCCGCACAGTTTTTTGATTACCTGCCGGGATATTAAAGTGGGGGTTTTTACCGATATCGGCGTGGTTTGCGAAAACCTGGTGCAACATTTCAGCCAATGCCATGCGGCTTTTCTTGAGGCCAATTATGATGATGAAATGCTTGACAAGGGCGGCTACCCCTATCATTTAAAGCGCAGGATCCGCGGGGGGCATGGTCACTTGTCAAACAAGCAGGCGCTTGACCTTTTTATGGCCCATAAGCCGCCGTTTATGACCCATCTGCTGCTGTCGCACCTTTCCAAAAACAATAACGATCCGCACCTTGTGCAGGAGCTGTTTGATGGCTGTGCGGGCGGTACAAATATCATTGTAGCTTCGCGCTATGTGGAAACTGAAGTTTATTATATAAGCAACCCGGCAGAAAATAAGGGGGTGCCTAATGGGCGCAAAGTGGCATTCAAGTCTCAGCAGATCTCGTTGTTCTAA
- a CDS encoding DUF4142 domain-containing protein — MKKLSYAIMIAVAAYAFQGCKGPKDSKENADSLNKTKDTTTNVAATGGIAVTAEDAKFATDAANGGMAEVALGKLAQTKAANAQVKSFADMMVADHGKANDELMAIAKAKNITLPAAPDADHQKKLEDLSKLSGKDFDKAYVDAMVDGHKKTLDLMNMAAKDCKDVELKAFAAKTAPIVQTHLDAINKIKASMK; from the coding sequence ATGAAGAAGTTAAGTTATGCGATCATGATCGCTGTTGCAGCCTATGCGTTCCAGGGTTGTAAAGGGCCGAAAGACTCTAAAGAAAACGCCGACAGTTTAAACAAAACTAAAGACACCACTACCAATGTTGCGGCTACCGGTGGCATAGCTGTTACTGCCGAAGACGCTAAATTTGCTACCGATGCGGCCAACGGCGGCATGGCCGAAGTTGCGCTGGGCAAACTGGCACAAACCAAAGCAGCAAATGCACAGGTGAAAAGCTTTGCTGATATGATGGTTGCTGACCATGGCAAAGCAAATGATGAACTGATGGCTATTGCCAAAGCAAAAAACATTACCCTGCCGGCTGCTCCAGACGCTGATCATCAAAAGAAATTAGAAGACCTTTCAAAACTATCGGGCAAGGACTTTGATAAGGCTTACGTTGACGCTATGGTTGACGGACATAAAAAAACGCTTGACCTGATGAATATGGCCGCTAAAGATTGTAAAGATGTCGAGCTAAAGGCATTTGCAGCAAAAACAGCCCCCATAGTACAAACTCACCTGGATGCGATCAACAAGATCAAAGCCAGCATGAAATAA
- a CDS encoding Crp/Fnr family transcriptional regulator — protein sequence MSAGLKNFITQYTQLETAELDNIVSRFKSRKVKKNDFLLSEGDTCKDLVFVQEGCLRLYYVANEIEVSVWFAFKNSSAIDIYSFISEKPSGYFLQAIEDSEILYLPKTELNKLYHTHPKMQEMMRCFWEDAMLTLLDRFTALQRDSAEQRYLNLLTQPPYIQKIPQKYLASFIGVTPTSLSRIRKNIR from the coding sequence ATGTCTGCCGGGCTTAAAAACTTTATTACCCAATATACCCAACTTGAAACTGCCGAACTTGATAACATTGTAAGCCGGTTTAAAAGCCGCAAAGTTAAAAAGAACGATTTTTTACTAAGTGAAGGTGATACCTGCAAAGACCTTGTTTTTGTGCAGGAAGGCTGCCTGCGCTTATATTATGTTGCCAATGAGATTGAGGTATCTGTTTGGTTTGCCTTCAAAAACTCATCTGCTATTGACATCTACAGTTTTATAAGCGAAAAGCCCTCAGGGTATTTTCTGCAAGCCATTGAAGACAGTGAAATTTTATACCTGCCTAAAACCGAACTCAATAAACTATATCATACACATCCAAAGATGCAGGAAATGATGCGCTGTTTCTGGGAAGATGCCATGCTAACCTTGCTCGACCGCTTTACCGCCTTACAGCGCGACTCGGCAGAGCAGCGTTACCTTAATTTGCTAACCCAGCCGCCCTATATTCAAAAGATCCCCCAAAAGTACCTTGCCTCGTTTATTGGTGTAACGCCTACCTCGCTGAGCCGTATTCGTAAAAACATCAGGTAA
- a CDS encoding DinB family protein, translated as MKQKELTIDTNVSSIVYLMKNYAGYNLWANVTLVNWLRTKPADILEQEVPSSFNSIKATIAHILDVQQYWLSVIKKAEPKVAERFNGTIEEAIAGLVESSDELADYVESMTDEALEANNLVISPWFQCDFQNFEYIMQVMNHGTYHRGQIITIGRNLGFPDAPMTDYNFYNIHGK; from the coding sequence ATGAAACAGAAGGAATTAACTATTGATACCAACGTATCGTCGATTGTTTATTTAATGAAAAATTATGCCGGCTACAACCTTTGGGCTAATGTAACCCTGGTTAACTGGTTGCGGACCAAACCTGCTGATATTTTGGAACAGGAAGTGCCCTCCAGCTTTAACTCTATAAAGGCAACTATTGCCCATATCCTGGATGTTCAGCAATACTGGCTTTCGGTAATAAAAAAGGCCGAACCAAAAGTAGCTGAAAGATTTAACGGCACAATTGAAGAAGCAATTGCCGGCCTGGTTGAAAGTTCGGATGAATTAGCAGACTATGTTGAGTCAATGACCGATGAAGCCCTGGAGGCAAACAACTTGGTTATCAGTCCCTGGTTCCAGTGTGATTTCCAGAATTTTGAATATATTATGCAGGTAATGAACCATGGCACCTACCATCGCGGCCAAATCATTACTATTGGCCGCAACCTGGGCTTTCCTGATGCGCCGATGACGGACTATAACTTTTACAATATACACGGCAAGTAA
- a CDS encoding NAD(P)/FAD-dependent oxidoreductase, producing MEANTFSYWERTAFIDNADIIIIGSGLVGLSAALRLKKQEPTLNVLVLERGFLPTGASTKNAGFACFGTVSEQMDYLKKSSEAEVLRMVDYKWRGLQKLRENLGDDNIGFRQHGGYELFMDNETEKAAESIEQLTYFNKLLHQAIGKPNIYSVANAKIADFGFRGVSAMIYNPFEGQLHTGKMMRALLNKVYSAGVMVLNGCDIKNIENDGKRVALTTSQGNFKAGKVILATNAFANQLFPGLNVTPGRGQVLVTKPIPGLKLQGTYHFNEGYYYFRNIDGRVLFGGGRNLDYTAEETWDFGHTDKVKNKLLSYLSEVILPGQDFEVDYWWSGIMGFGEDIRPIVKQVEPHVFCAVRCNGMGVAMGSLVGEEVADLVLGRL from the coding sequence GTGGAAGCAAATACATTTTCATACTGGGAACGAACCGCATTTATTGACAATGCGGATATCATTATCATAGGCAGCGGCCTTGTAGGCTTAAGCGCCGCTTTACGCTTAAAAAAGCAGGAACCCACCCTGAATGTATTGGTATTGGAGCGCGGCTTTTTACCCACCGGCGCCAGCACAAAAAATGCCGGTTTTGCCTGTTTTGGAACAGTTTCCGAGCAAATGGATTATCTTAAAAAATCATCTGAAGCCGAAGTGCTGCGCATGGTTGACTATAAATGGCGGGGGCTGCAAAAGTTGCGTGAAAATTTAGGCGATGACAATATCGGCTTCCGGCAGCATGGAGGCTATGAACTGTTTATGGACAATGAAACTGAAAAGGCGGCGGAGAGTATTGAACAATTAACGTATTTTAACAAGCTGCTGCACCAGGCAATAGGCAAACCTAACATTTATTCAGTAGCCAATGCCAAAATAGCAGATTTTGGCTTCCGGGGAGTTAGTGCCATGATCTACAACCCTTTTGAAGGCCAGTTGCATACTGGAAAAATGATGCGAGCCTTATTAAATAAGGTATATAGTGCTGGTGTAATGGTGTTAAATGGGTGCGACATAAAAAACATTGAAAATGACGGGAAAAGGGTGGCGCTTACTACTTCGCAGGGAAATTTTAAAGCGGGCAAAGTAATATTAGCGACCAATGCTTTTGCCAACCAGCTTTTTCCGGGGCTTAATGTTACGCCGGGACGCGGACAGGTATTAGTAACCAAACCAATACCCGGGCTAAAGCTACAAGGCACCTATCATTTTAATGAAGGGTACTATTATTTCAGAAATATTGATGGCCGGGTGCTTTTTGGCGGCGGGCGCAACCTTGATTATACCGCTGAAGAGACCTGGGATTTTGGGCATACCGATAAGGTCAAAAACAAACTGTTGTCTTATTTAAGCGAGGTGATCCTGCCCGGGCAGGATTTTGAGGTGGATTACTGGTGGAGCGGAATTATGGGTTTCGGCGAAGACATCCGCCCGATTGTAAAGCAGGTGGAGCCCCATGTTTTTTGTGCGGTAAGATGCAACGGAATGGGTGTAGCAATGGGAAGCCTGGTTGGTGAAGAAGTTGCTGATCTTGTTTTGGGACGCCTGTAG
- a CDS encoding peptide deformylase, whose amino-acid sequence MKTLKDLLLLGDSRLYETCEPVLQAELPLVKTWVADLHNVMQEIRHKYNFGRAIAAPQLGIMKRVIYMNIDKPVVFINPELSNLSTGMFELWDDCMSFPNLLVKVKRHQSLTIHYLDENWTPQQWNMDGALSELLQHEYDHLNGVLCTMRAIDAQSFKWRP is encoded by the coding sequence ATGAAAACCCTTAAAGACCTCTTGCTGCTTGGCGATTCCCGCCTTTATGAAACCTGCGAACCTGTTTTACAAGCGGAACTCCCCCTTGTAAAAACCTGGGTAGCCGACCTGCATAATGTTATGCAGGAGATCAGGCATAAGTATAATTTTGGCCGCGCCATTGCCGCCCCGCAGCTGGGTATTATGAAACGGGTTATTTATATGAATATTGATAAACCGGTTGTATTTATAAACCCGGAATTGAGCAACCTGAGCACCGGCATGTTTGAGTTGTGGGACGACTGCATGAGTTTTCCGAACTTGCTGGTAAAGGTAAAACGGCACCAGTCATTAACCATACACTACCTCGATGAAAATTGGACGCCGCAGCAATGGAACATGGATGGCGCGCTGTCTGAACTTTTGCAGCATGAGTACGACCATTTAAACGGTGTACTTTGCACCATGCGGGCCATTGATGCACAATCATTTAAGTGGAGGCCCTGA
- a CDS encoding YceH family protein, protein MDSPITLPLLDAVELRVLGSLMEKSKTTPDYYPMTINSLTLACNQKTSRKPVVNYDEDTVATALNTLKRRGLISTATGGSIRSVKYKHNFAIVFPVLPAEVAIICLLMLRGPQTPGEINTNSGRMYEFESIEEVQEKLERLSSEELPFLMELPKRPGQKEARYAHLLSGIPDISDDDFNDDAPVTKSGLEARVTKLETELAELREAFDKLMKELS, encoded by the coding sequence ATGGATTCACCAATAACCCTACCCTTACTTGATGCCGTTGAACTGCGGGTGCTTGGCTCATTAATGGAGAAAAGCAAAACCACACCCGACTATTACCCTATGACCATTAACAGCCTTACGCTTGCCTGTAATCAAAAAACGTCGCGCAAGCCTGTGGTTAATTATGATGAGGATACCGTTGCCACCGCATTAAACACACTGAAAAGGCGCGGACTTATTTCAACAGCAACCGGCGGGTCCATCCGCAGCGTAAAATACAAACACAATTTTGCCATCGTATTTCCGGTACTGCCTGCCGAAGTTGCCATCATTTGTTTACTGATGCTGCGCGGACCGCAAACCCCGGGCGAAATAAATACCAATTCGGGCCGCATGTATGAGTTTGAATCGATAGAAGAAGTACAGGAAAAACTGGAAAGGCTTAGCAGCGAGGAACTGCCCTTTTTAATGGAACTGCCAAAACGCCCGGGGCAAAAAGAAGCCCGCTATGCCCATTTATTAAGCGGCATACCTGATATAAGCGACGATGATTTTAATGATGATGCCCCGGTTACTAAAAGCGGCCTGGAAGCGCGTGTAACTAAACTGGAAACTGAACTTGCAGAACTGCGGGAAGCTTTTGATAAACTAATGAAAGAGCTGAGTTAA